One Nostoc sp. UHCC 0302 DNA window includes the following coding sequences:
- the sds gene encoding solanesyl diphosphate synthase, translating to MTPATSLFTPVEADLRILADNLKQLVGNRHPILSAAAEYLFGAGGKRIRPAIVLLVSRATMLEQDITPRHRRLAEITEMIHTASLVHDDVVDESNVRRGVPTVHSLVGNRIAILAGDFLFAQSSWYLANLDNLEVVKLLSEVIMDLASGEIQQGVSRFKTSISIEAYLEKSYYKTASLIANSSKAAGLLGEVSAETAEHLYNYGRHLGLAFQIVDDILDFTSTTDALGKPVGSDLKSGHLTAPVLFALEEKPSLEALIEREFAQEGDLEQALDLIQDSHGIQRSRELASHHAKLATEHLAALPASESQEALVKIAEYNLSRLY from the coding sequence ATGACCCCAGCCACCTCCCTGTTTACCCCTGTGGAAGCAGACTTGCGAATACTAGCCGATAACCTCAAGCAGCTAGTTGGGAATCGCCACCCCATCCTCAGTGCAGCAGCCGAATATTTATTCGGAGCTGGGGGGAAACGCATCAGACCAGCAATTGTCCTGCTGGTATCGCGGGCGACCATGCTAGAACAAGACATTACACCTCGTCACCGACGCCTAGCAGAAATTACGGAAATGATTCACACAGCTAGCTTGGTACACGACGATGTAGTAGACGAGTCAAATGTCCGACGTGGTGTTCCCACCGTTCATAGTTTGGTTGGTAACCGCATTGCCATACTCGCAGGAGATTTTCTCTTTGCCCAATCATCTTGGTATTTGGCAAACTTGGACAATCTGGAGGTGGTAAAACTACTTTCAGAAGTGATTATGGATCTGGCTTCTGGGGAGATCCAGCAGGGAGTGAGCCGTTTTAAAACCAGTATCTCAATTGAGGCTTACCTTGAAAAGAGCTATTACAAAACTGCTTCATTAATTGCCAATAGTTCTAAAGCAGCCGGTTTACTGGGTGAAGTTTCCGCAGAAACAGCCGAGCATTTGTATAATTACGGACGTCATCTTGGTCTAGCTTTTCAGATTGTGGATGATATTTTAGATTTCACGAGTACAACAGATGCATTGGGTAAGCCAGTGGGTTCGGATCTCAAAAGTGGTCATTTGACTGCACCAGTCTTATTTGCTTTAGAAGAAAAACCATCCCTGGAAGCGCTAATTGAACGAGAGTTTGCCCAAGAAGGTGATTTAGAGCAGGCGTTGGATTTGATTCAAGATAGTCACGGTATACAGCGATCGCGAGAATTAGCTAGTCACCATGCTAAGTTAGCGACAGAACATCTTGCGGCTCTCCCAGCCTCAGAATCTCAGGAAGCATTGGTTAAAATAGCTGAATATAATCTGAGTCGGCTCTATTAG
- a CDS encoding N-acetylmuramoyl-L-alanine amidase, with protein sequence MKLHWLLPSTIGTIFILSSPAMAAELESWRFDANQNRLEINTFGAVQPKAELIFNPTRLVIDLPETTFGRPQLTQQVGGAIRAIRIGQFDEQTTRIVVELTPGYTIDPKQVKFVGTTASRWTVQLPTPKSEEVADIGSQQTEAPATQVLPKTTTPVFSPRNIYNVVRTGSVTPARNGTLASTVTKVTEIENLRITGDGFFVRTTGGNPQIKVRRSDDQKTINFDIAGASLSPSLSQENVINRYGVNNIQFAQRQTSPPVVRMTFQVDKNSPDWRASTSSVGGFVILPSRGLAQLPGSNSPRPIITDNNSPANIQSVELAGNGTQLLIRADQTISATGGWDRSSGLFRISINNAKLAPKVAGPTFNANSPILRVRLQPQESNSVVVLVQPAAGVQIGELNQVSDQLLALQLQRFRQVSPPVAIPPLPPINGGSLPDPTDNPSPISQSQPQRPSVPRGKLLVVIDPGHGGKDSGAPGIGGLLEKDVVLPIGQKVAAILEQHGVQAVLTRDADFFVELQGRVDIAERANATLFVSIHANSVDNRPDVNGLEVYYYDSGYNLAEVVRNTILQNIGTINDRGTRKARFYVLRKSSMPSILVETGYMTGREDNPRLATRDYQNRMAEAIASGILKYLQRR encoded by the coding sequence GTGAAACTACACTGGTTATTACCCAGTACTATTGGAACTATCTTCATACTGTCGTCGCCAGCAATGGCCGCGGAACTAGAATCTTGGCGGTTTGATGCCAACCAAAACCGATTAGAAATTAATACTTTCGGGGCTGTTCAACCAAAAGCAGAATTAATCTTCAACCCGACTCGTCTAGTAATTGATTTACCAGAAACCACATTTGGGCGTCCGCAACTAACACAACAGGTTGGCGGCGCAATTCGTGCTATCCGAATCGGGCAGTTTGACGAACAAACAACACGCATAGTCGTCGAACTCACTCCTGGTTACACAATAGACCCCAAGCAGGTGAAATTTGTCGGGACAACTGCCAGTCGCTGGACGGTGCAATTACCAACACCAAAATCTGAGGAAGTTGCGGATATTGGAAGTCAGCAAACAGAAGCTCCAGCTACACAAGTTCTCCCAAAGACAACCACGCCAGTTTTTTCCCCCAGAAATATTTACAATGTAGTGAGGACAGGCTCTGTCACCCCAGCTCGAAACGGCACGCTTGCCAGCACCGTAACAAAAGTAACAGAGATTGAGAACTTACGAATCACTGGTGACGGTTTTTTTGTCCGCACTACTGGTGGTAATCCTCAGATTAAGGTAAGACGTAGCGACGATCAAAAAACAATTAATTTTGACATTGCTGGTGCATCTTTATCACCAAGTCTGTCCCAGGAAAATGTCATCAATCGCTATGGCGTCAACAATATTCAATTTGCCCAACGGCAAACAAGCCCACCTGTTGTTCGCATGACGTTCCAGGTAGACAAAAATAGCCCTGATTGGCGCGCAAGCACAAGTAGTGTTGGTGGTTTTGTAATTCTACCTAGTCGTGGCTTGGCTCAATTGCCTGGAAGTAATAGTCCACGCCCCATAATAACTGATAACAACTCACCTGCTAACATTCAATCTGTGGAACTAGCTGGTAATGGTACACAACTGCTGATTCGAGCCGACCAAACGATATCTGCTACGGGAGGTTGGGATAGAAGTTCTGGGTTGTTCCGCATTAGTATTAACAACGCTAAGTTAGCTCCCAAAGTCGCAGGGCCGACTTTTAATGCCAATAGCCCTATCCTGCGGGTACGCCTACAACCGCAAGAATCTAATAGTGTTGTTGTCTTGGTTCAACCAGCCGCAGGAGTGCAAATTGGCGAACTCAACCAAGTCAGTGACCAGCTATTGGCTCTACAATTACAAAGATTTCGTCAGGTGTCACCCCCGGTTGCTATACCTCCGCTACCACCGATAAACGGAGGATCTTTACCAGATCCCACAGACAATCCTTCGCCCATATCTCAATCACAGCCGCAGCGTCCCTCAGTTCCTAGAGGAAAATTACTAGTAGTCATTGACCCTGGACATGGTGGAAAAGACTCTGGCGCTCCTGGTATAGGCGGATTATTAGAAAAAGATGTAGTTTTGCCAATAGGTCAAAAAGTAGCAGCGATTTTAGAGCAACATGGTGTCCAAGCGGTGCTAACGCGGGATGCTGACTTTTTTGTAGAGCTTCAGGGACGGGTTGACATCGCCGAACGAGCTAATGCGACTTTATTTGTAAGTATTCATGCTAATTCGGTTGATAATCGCCCTGATGTCAATGGTTTAGAAGTATATTATTATGACAGCGGTTATAATTTGGCTGAAGTAGTTCGTAATACTATTCTGCAAAATATCGGTACTATAAACGATCGGGGAACGCGCAAAGCTAGATTCTACGTCTTAAGAAAAAGCTCTATGCCCTCGATTTTAGTGGAAACAGGTTACATGACAGGTCGGGAAGATAATCCCAGATTGGCAACACGAGATTACCAAAATCGGATGGCAGAGGCGATCGCGAGTGGTATTCTGAAGTACTTACAGCGTAGGTAA
- a CDS encoding S-layer homology domain-containing protein: MLPCKRPAVFLSLAVLLSSLTACANSPVAKNLEQSLAADPKLQNNPVVFEETKSNEAQAQPNQSTAQLPADFPKDIPLYPNAKLQEVRPASGSENRVSTRWLSSDPSNFIASFYRSQFQTNNWQILQQPTDEVEGAFEARRDNLLVKVSIQAQSVIKATPNQPQTATELRIEYVPNSTATAQTNPTSNPNETSNAQNTNGLPQPGDPQFIGPVPPANLAAQPTSTSNSETTPTVPSTSQVFNDLNKAPKEWQQHIQDLAALGVLSTESQTTKNNTAANQFEPGKIVTRREYARWLVAANNAMYTTNPAKQIRLASESTQAAFSDVSPKDADFPVIQGLAEAGLIPSPLSGYSTTVLFRPDAPLTREQWLLWKLPLDTRQALPAANLDTVKQTWGFQDAGKIDPKALRAVLADFQNGEQSNIRRVFGYTTLFQPKKPVTRAEAAAALWYFGTQGEGISANEALKLKRS; the protein is encoded by the coding sequence GTGCTTCCCTGTAAACGTCCAGCTGTTTTTCTAAGTTTGGCTGTTCTACTCAGTTCCTTAACAGCCTGTGCCAACAGTCCAGTCGCCAAAAACCTTGAGCAGTCTTTGGCGGCAGATCCTAAGCTGCAAAATAACCCAGTTGTTTTTGAGGAAACTAAAAGTAATGAAGCACAAGCACAGCCAAACCAATCAACGGCTCAGTTACCAGCTGATTTTCCCAAAGATATTCCCCTATATCCCAATGCCAAACTACAGGAAGTCAGACCTGCTAGTGGCTCAGAAAATAGAGTATCAACCCGTTGGCTGAGTTCTGACCCCAGCAATTTTATTGCTAGCTTTTATCGTAGCCAGTTTCAGACAAACAATTGGCAGATTTTACAACAACCAACAGATGAAGTTGAAGGTGCATTTGAAGCACGTCGCGATAATTTGCTAGTGAAAGTTTCAATTCAAGCTCAATCAGTTATCAAAGCCACACCTAATCAGCCTCAAACAGCGACAGAGTTAAGGATTGAGTACGTACCTAATAGTACAGCAACTGCACAAACTAACCCAACGAGCAATCCCAACGAAACTAGTAACGCTCAAAATACTAACGGACTTCCCCAACCAGGAGATCCGCAATTTATTGGCCCAGTACCACCCGCGAACTTAGCTGCACAGCCAACAAGTACATCTAATAGCGAAACAACCCCGACAGTTCCATCTACATCTCAAGTATTTAACGATCTAAATAAAGCACCAAAAGAATGGCAGCAACACATCCAAGACTTGGCAGCATTAGGTGTGTTGTCTACAGAATCACAGACAACAAAGAACAATACCGCCGCTAACCAATTTGAACCCGGTAAAATTGTTACACGTCGGGAATACGCTCGTTGGCTAGTTGCAGCTAACAATGCTATGTATACTACCAATCCAGCTAAACAAATTCGTTTGGCATCGGAAAGTACTCAAGCAGCTTTTAGTGATGTATCGCCAAAAGACGCTGATTTTCCAGTAATTCAAGGATTAGCTGAAGCTGGATTAATTCCTAGTCCTTTGTCTGGGTATTCTACAACAGTTTTGTTTCGTCCTGATGCACCCTTAACGCGGGAGCAGTGGCTGTTATGGAAATTACCTCTAGATACTCGCCAAGCTTTACCTGCTGCCAACTTAGATACAGTTAAACAAACTTGGGGTTTTCAGGATGCGGGTAAAATTGACCCCAAGGCATTAAGGGCAGTTTTGGCTGATTTCCAAAATGGTGAACAATCAAATATTCGGCGAGTATTTGGCTATACGACGCTGTTTCAACCCAAAAAACCAGTAACTCGCGCTGAAGCTGCTGCGGCTTTGTGGTACTTCGGTACTCAAGGCGAAGGTATATCAGCAAATGAGGCTTTGAAGTTAAAGCGAAGTTAA
- a CDS encoding PatU: MNSDSESSQYQFLDWLLTDNVKNSGQPSVDSEEIDGVKNSPNEAATSKSGEQELGGTPQTFQLGEIPTVQERFQAVIKRRLQIQIQNHPPLFPWETQLIDYPEMVNEPAIALVPGWGWMEQQSKLNLPVPLPERVFRQLLEQCQALVTSSIPLGAKLVQVVESFFPNDSQALNDIAGLVLRSTYRSVDTLEKIANIESDYSDLQPRQQMAVSLLAAKQLLENLTLPLSRSNRVVERQWQTSVGTLSIRVERVILGKVTKLLVQGELPVKGILTLRGNDTLAVAQSSSPGCLKVELSCQQLNQAYTLEVDFPEIDQQSLLFVITPTM, from the coding sequence ATGAATAGTGACTCAGAATCCTCACAATACCAGTTTCTCGATTGGTTATTGACAGATAATGTCAAAAACTCCGGGCAACCCTCGGTAGACAGTGAGGAAATTGACGGGGTGAAAAACTCTCCTAACGAAGCTGCCACTTCAAAAAGTGGTGAGCAAGAATTGGGAGGGACACCCCAAACCTTTCAACTGGGAGAAATTCCTACTGTGCAAGAACGTTTTCAAGCCGTCATCAAGCGTCGTTTACAAATTCAAATCCAAAACCATCCACCGTTGTTTCCTTGGGAAACACAATTAATAGACTATCCTGAGATGGTTAACGAGCCAGCGATCGCACTCGTTCCTGGCTGGGGATGGATGGAACAGCAGTCTAAGTTAAATCTGCCGGTTCCTTTACCGGAGAGAGTTTTTCGGCAACTGCTAGAACAGTGTCAGGCATTAGTCACATCCTCAATACCACTAGGGGCAAAATTAGTTCAAGTGGTGGAGAGTTTTTTCCCCAATGATTCCCAGGCGCTCAACGACATAGCTGGATTGGTGCTAAGAAGCACCTATCGGTCTGTGGATACTTTGGAGAAAATAGCCAATATTGAGAGCGATTACTCAGATTTACAACCGCGTCAACAGATGGCAGTGTCACTGTTAGCAGCCAAACAACTACTGGAGAATTTGACTCTGCCGCTTTCACGAAGCAATCGAGTAGTGGAAAGACAATGGCAGACTAGCGTTGGTACTCTTAGCATCAGGGTAGAACGCGTAATTCTGGGTAAGGTTACAAAATTGCTTGTTCAGGGGGAATTACCTGTTAAAGGAATTCTGACCTTGCGGGGAAATGACACCTTAGCAGTGGCACAGTCTTCGAGTCCGGGATGCTTGAAGGTCGAGTTAAGTTGTCAGCAACTTAATCAGGCTTATACCCTGGAAGTTGATTTTCCAGAAATAGATCAACAGTCGCTGTTGTTTGTAATTACTCCTACCATGTAG
- the hetZ gene encoding heterocyst differentiation protein HetZ, with protein MNSAATATFLGENSIGVEVIFQLLFKELQQSTKASSQNCHDVATRISAEVHRICTESKRIQASGAIENSAITLARHRLQQCLRYYMLGSNRGRVELHSTLSAIIYRYINPPQKQLSYQGRLTIIEDFLQSFYLEALNAFRRENQLPATYRPQTLLELAEYMAFTERYGKRRIPLPGRQQQLIILRAQTFSQQQPPETSVDIEQAAEGSNNEGDGSWEEPAVQQLRSTMATQAEPEPEEDTLRSVVITELMDYLEQRQQTDCADYFSLRLQDLSAQEIEEVLGLTPRQRDYLQQRFKYHLIRFALLHRWELVHEWLEASLHTNLGLTPQQWQVYTAQLEEKQRSLLELKQQGLADEKIAKTLGLSMAQLQKRWFKILEQAWEIRNSLVSGSSAFTHE; from the coding sequence ATGAATTCAGCCGCAACCGCAACTTTTCTGGGAGAAAATTCTATCGGCGTGGAGGTGATATTTCAACTCCTATTCAAGGAGCTTCAGCAATCAACCAAAGCTTCGTCACAGAATTGCCATGATGTGGCGACACGAATTAGCGCCGAAGTTCACCGGATTTGCACTGAAAGTAAACGCATCCAAGCTTCCGGAGCTATAGAAAATTCAGCAATTACCCTAGCCCGACATCGGCTGCAACAATGTCTCCGGTACTATATGTTGGGTTCAAACCGGGGTAGAGTAGAACTCCACAGTACTTTGAGTGCTATTATCTATCGCTACATTAATCCTCCTCAGAAGCAATTGAGCTATCAAGGGCGGCTGACCATAATTGAAGATTTTCTTCAGAGTTTTTACCTGGAGGCTTTGAACGCTTTTCGTCGGGAAAACCAACTCCCCGCAACCTATCGTCCTCAGACCCTGCTGGAATTGGCTGAGTACATGGCGTTTACCGAACGCTATGGTAAGCGACGGATTCCTTTACCAGGGCGTCAGCAGCAACTAATCATCCTACGGGCGCAAACTTTCTCGCAACAGCAACCTCCAGAAACCAGCGTAGACATAGAACAAGCAGCTGAAGGTAGTAATAACGAAGGCGATGGTTCTTGGGAAGAGCCAGCAGTGCAGCAATTACGCTCAACAATGGCAACGCAAGCCGAACCAGAACCAGAAGAAGATACCTTGCGCTCTGTTGTAATTACTGAGTTAATGGATTATCTTGAGCAACGCCAACAAACAGACTGTGCTGATTATTTTTCCTTGCGGCTCCAAGATTTATCAGCACAGGAAATTGAAGAAGTTTTGGGTTTGACCCCTCGCCAGAGAGATTATTTACAACAACGCTTTAAGTATCATTTAATTCGGTTTGCCTTGTTACATCGCTGGGAACTAGTTCACGAGTGGTTAGAAGCTTCTTTGCACACAAATTTGGGCTTGACCCCCCAGCAATGGCAAGTCTATACAGCCCAGTTGGAGGAGAAACAGCGGTCTTTACTAGAGTTGAAACAACAAGGGCTAGCCGACGAAAAAATTGCCAAAACTTTGGGGCTGTCAATGGCACAACTTCAAAAACGGTGGTTTAAAATTCTTGAACAAGCTTGGGAAATTCGTAACTCATTAGTGTCCGGATCAAGTGCATTTACTCATGAATAG
- a CDS encoding DUF3488 and DUF4129 domain-containing transglutaminase family protein, whose product MFNLSRINRFWHLPVANSWRQSTPGSPLIEVEDSISLRVLVLALVILGIVATDIAGETTFSIWAIPLSVMGAIWSYYRRRDSNVPVKFCIAIGMLVALGAFFGRLVEELNDTRLGLAELLIQLQVLHSFDTPRRKNLGYSIVIGLILLGVAATLSQTLAFAPVLLLFLAIALPTLVLDYRSRLGLQPSKIKNEKSKKKNYSILNYKFLIVNFLIIVGLGLAIFAVLPRFPGYQLRMFPVSSPIEIKGSFTGRTIINPGYVRKGNADNQGSGTGQNQTGQPGKIDNGFYYGFNSQINQNLRGEMKPKVVMRVRSQAEGFWRVLGFDRYTGKGWEVSRNEDVTTIRRSPWSYQIFLSPPWSTGKTKEVVQTYTVVSDLPNLIPAMANAKEIYFPTPMLAVDKEGGLRSPVELSEDLTYTVISEVPYRDRTLLTQAPTNYPQHIKKFYLQIPEEITQKVRQRTEEILANYNRERVAKSLKSLDSPYEKTLYLAQYLKQNYSIPENALELPYLSEKEDLVEAFLFKYKGGYPDHFSTVLTVMLRSIGIPARLVAGFSAGEFNPFTGMYVVRNTDAYAMTEVYFPKYGWFAFDPIPNHPLIPPSVEETQTFSVLRQFWHWVAGWLPSPVTGLLTNVFETIFRWVGRAIAWFFALFSQGWVGILTGSILATTAAFLGWLGWSQWRDWLNRRWLNKLPAMESLYQQMLQWTAQKGLGKHPAQTPLEYAKVSSQHHAPITAEVINEICQAYVDWRYGGHAPNLKRLRQRWQGLKKTAK is encoded by the coding sequence ATGTTTAACTTATCCAGGATAAATCGGTTTTGGCATCTTCCTGTAGCTAATTCCTGGCGACAAAGTACGCCAGGCTCACCTTTGATAGAAGTGGAAGATTCCATTTCTTTGCGGGTGCTAGTGCTAGCGTTGGTTATTTTGGGAATTGTGGCGACGGATATTGCTGGCGAGACTACATTTAGTATTTGGGCAATACCGTTGAGTGTAATGGGTGCGATCTGGAGTTACTACCGTCGCCGCGATAGTAATGTTCCAGTGAAGTTCTGCATCGCTATCGGAATGTTAGTGGCACTGGGTGCTTTTTTTGGGCGGTTAGTAGAGGAGTTGAATGATACACGGCTAGGTTTGGCCGAGTTATTAATTCAACTCCAGGTGCTGCACAGTTTTGATACACCCCGCCGCAAAAACTTAGGTTATTCAATTGTTATCGGATTAATTTTATTGGGTGTGGCGGCAACACTGAGTCAGACTTTGGCATTTGCACCTGTGCTGCTGTTATTTTTAGCAATCGCTCTGCCAACTTTAGTATTAGATTATCGTTCACGCTTAGGTTTACAACCATCAAAAATTAAAAACGAAAAATCTAAAAAAAAGAATTATTCGATTCTTAATTATAAATTTTTAATAGTAAATTTTTTAATAATTGTCGGCTTAGGACTAGCAATTTTTGCTGTTCTGCCGAGATTTCCAGGCTATCAGTTAAGAATGTTTCCTGTAAGTTCTCCGATTGAGATAAAAGGTAGTTTTACAGGACGTACTATTATCAATCCTGGTTATGTCCGCAAAGGTAATGCTGATAATCAAGGCAGCGGTACAGGACAAAACCAAACTGGTCAGCCAGGAAAGATCGATAATGGCTTTTATTATGGTTTTAATAGTCAGATTAATCAAAACCTGCGCGGTGAGATGAAACCCAAGGTTGTCATGCGGGTGCGATCGCAGGCTGAAGGTTTTTGGCGAGTGTTAGGATTTGACCGTTATACAGGTAAGGGATGGGAAGTTTCTCGCAATGAAGATGTGACGACTATTAGGCGATCGCCTTGGTCTTACCAAATTTTTCTTTCCCCACCTTGGAGTACTGGTAAAACTAAGGAGGTCGTGCAAACTTATACAGTAGTATCAGATTTGCCTAATTTAATTCCAGCGATGGCTAATGCCAAGGAAATTTACTTTCCGACTCCGATGCTCGCTGTAGATAAGGAAGGCGGATTGCGATCGCCTGTAGAATTATCAGAAGACCTCACATATACAGTAATTTCGGAAGTTCCATACCGCGATCGGACTTTGTTAACACAAGCTCCGACAAACTATCCACAGCATATCAAAAAGTTTTATTTACAAATTCCTGAAGAAATTACTCAAAAGGTACGACAACGCACTGAAGAAATCCTCGCCAATTACAACCGAGAACGGGTAGCAAAGTCTTTAAAATCCCTAGATTCACCTTACGAAAAGACTCTTTACCTAGCTCAATACCTCAAGCAAAACTACTCTATTCCTGAAAATGCCTTAGAACTACCTTATTTGAGTGAAAAAGAAGACTTAGTAGAAGCTTTTTTGTTCAAGTACAAAGGAGGTTATCCTGACCACTTCTCGACAGTTCTAACGGTCATGTTGCGTTCCATTGGTATCCCCGCGCGGTTGGTGGCAGGGTTTAGTGCTGGAGAGTTTAATCCATTCACAGGGATGTATGTCGTCCGTAACACTGATGCATACGCAATGACAGAAGTGTATTTCCCCAAATATGGTTGGTTTGCGTTTGACCCAATTCCTAATCATCCCTTGATTCCCCCTTCAGTTGAGGAGACTCAGACTTTTAGTGTCCTACGCCAGTTTTGGCACTGGGTTGCTGGGTGGTTACCTTCTCCGGTAACGGGTTTGTTGACCAATGTCTTTGAGACAATATTTAGGTGGGTGGGTAGAGCGATCGCTTGGTTTTTTGCTTTATTCTCTCAAGGTTGGGTTGGGATATTGACTGGCTCAATCTTAGCGACTACCGCAGCTTTCTTAGGTTGGCTAGGTTGGAGTCAGTGGCGAGATTGGCTGAACCGTCGTTGGTTGAATAAATTGCCAGCAATGGAAAGCCTTTATCAACAAATGCTGCAATGGACGGCGCAAAAAGGTTTAGGCAAGCATCCAGCACAAACACCACTAGAGTATGCCAAAGTTTCATCCCAGCATCATGCGCCAATAACTGCTGAGGTAATAAATGAAATTTGTCAAGCTTATGTCGATTGGCGCTACGGTGGTCATGCTCCTAACTTAAAGCGACTGCGACAAAGATGGCAAGGCTTGAAAAAGACTGCTAAGTAA
- the murI gene encoding glutamate racemase yields MYSSSILDSNFYDFSGLEPQCAPIGIFDSGVGGLTVLRQLYRQLPNESIIYVGDTARLPYGIRSQTEIIQFTREIITWLQQQRVKMVIMACNTSSALALETVREEFNLPILGVILPGARAAVQQGKRIGVIATPATAKSNAYKQAILEIDPDVQVWQVGCPEFVPLIEQNRIHDPYTTEVARSYLEPLLKQEIDTLVHGCTHYPLLTPVLRSLLPSQVKLVDPAVHVVTACGQELDLLGLKNTYPPLPTRFAVSGCPQQFAQSGVHWLGYTPMVEQVCFTDMSVSQLQQDFVG; encoded by the coding sequence GTGTATTCATCTTCCATCTTGGACAGTAATTTTTACGATTTTTCTGGTCTAGAACCCCAATGCGCCCCAATTGGCATTTTTGATAGTGGCGTGGGTGGTCTTACAGTACTGCGGCAACTATATCGGCAACTCCCCAACGAATCAATTATTTACGTTGGGGATACAGCTAGACTTCCTTATGGTATCCGTTCCCAGACAGAAATTATCCAGTTTACACGCGAAATTATTACCTGGCTGCAACAGCAACGGGTAAAAATGGTGATTATGGCTTGCAACACCAGTTCTGCCCTTGCACTAGAAACAGTCCGCGAAGAATTTAATTTACCCATTCTCGGAGTAATTCTTCCAGGTGCAAGAGCAGCGGTACAGCAAGGAAAACGTATTGGGGTAATCGCTACCCCTGCTACTGCTAAGAGTAATGCTTATAAGCAAGCTATTCTTGAAATTGATCCTGATGTCCAAGTCTGGCAAGTTGGATGTCCTGAGTTTGTACCACTCATTGAGCAAAACCGCATTCACGACCCCTACACCACTGAAGTAGCACGTTCCTATCTAGAACCATTACTAAAACAGGAAATCGATACTTTAGTCCACGGCTGTACTCATTATCCCTTGCTGACACCAGTACTGCGATCGCTCCTACCCTCTCAAGTCAAGCTGGTTGACCCAGCTGTTCATGTTGTAACAGCTTGTGGTCAAGAATTAGACTTACTCGGCTTGAAGAATACTTATCCACCACTACCAACTCGCTTCGCTGTCAGCGGTTGCCCGCAACAGTTTGCCCAGTCCGGTGTACATTGGCTAGGTTATACCCCAATGGTAGAACAGGTTTGCTTCACTGATATGTCTGTTTCCCAACTCCAACAAGACTTTGTTGGATAA